One genomic window of Malaciobacter molluscorum LMG 25693 includes the following:
- a CDS encoding response regulator transcription factor, whose translation MKLLLLEDDYDYKISIKEYLESLDYEIDDFDNGEDALHAIYDNNYQLLILDIRVPKINGYELVKMIREDNINIPVIYITSLTDINNLSLGYELGCNDYIKKPFSPKELKYRIEQLIKLFYTRENNKRVILNSQFSYDIIKKQLFKHENEILLTKKESEVIFTLISNKNSFVSIEKLRSEVWNDKYICEADIRVCIKKIRDKTSKDFIINQRGIGYKIDRKE comes from the coding sequence ATGAAACTTTTATTATTAGAAGATGATTATGATTATAAAATATCAATAAAAGAGTACCTTGAATCACTTGATTATGAGATTGATGATTTTGATAATGGAGAAGATGCTCTTCATGCAATATATGACAATAACTATCAATTATTGATCTTAGATATTAGAGTCCCTAAAATAAATGGGTATGAACTAGTAAAAATGATAAGAGAAGATAATATAAATATTCCTGTAATTTATATAACATCTCTTACAGATATAAATAATCTAAGTTTAGGATATGAACTTGGATGTAATGATTATATTAAAAAACCTTTTTCACCAAAAGAGTTAAAGTATAGAATAGAACAACTAATAAAACTATTTTATACAAGAGAAAACAATAAAAGAGTTATACTTAATTCACAGTTTTCATATGACATTATAAAAAAACAACTTTTTAAACATGAAAATGAAATTTTATTAACCAAAAAAGAGAGTGAAGTTATATTTACTCTAATTTCAAATAAAAATAGTTTTGTAAGTATTGAAAAATTAAGAAGTGAAGTTTGGAATGACAAATATATTTGTGAAGCTGATATTAGAGTTTGTATAAAAAAAATAAGAGATAAAACCTCAAAAGATTTTATAATAAATCAAAGAGGTATAGGATATAAGATTGATAGAAAAGAGTAA
- a CDS encoding cache domain-containing protein yields MSKTNKYLFIITIITIFSICLLFYVLSILNSSDKQLNILENALTTTKNLIDEQKRYALSLSILLSEDKELINSFINKNRKQSFDIINTKIKTLKNFQNSNFQVQIHNKDLSTYLRNWDFNIKNIKLASFREGLVKVKDSKKPLVSIELGKRLNIKAISPIIHNNKFIGSIETIIDFKYISQYLEKKDFKLFILLDKKYLNIATNLKNNDKIDNYILVNDANINDLKDLQLSNMKGYGYMSNEKYSFVYFSYYDLNNKLLGYILTSIENENHINLNNSFEYNTINKNEKIQIK; encoded by the coding sequence TTGTCAAAAACAAATAAATATCTATTTATTATCACAATAATCACTATTTTCTCAATCTGCTTATTATTTTATGTTTTATCAATTTTAAATAGCAGTGACAAACAACTAAATATATTAGAAAATGCACTCACAACTACAAAAAATCTTATTGATGAACAAAAAAGATATGCTCTTTCTTTGTCTATATTATTATCAGAAGATAAAGAACTAATTAATAGCTTTATAAATAAAAATAGAAAACAAAGTTTTGATATAATAAATACAAAAATAAAGACTTTAAAAAACTTCCAAAACAGCAACTTTCAAGTACAAATTCATAATAAAGATTTATCTACTTATTTAAGAAACTGGGATTTTAATATTAAAAATATAAAACTTGCATCTTTTAGAGAAGGATTAGTAAAAGTAAAAGATAGTAAAAAACCACTTGTTTCAATAGAGTTAGGGAAAAGATTAAATATTAAAGCTATCTCTCCAATTATTCATAACAATAAGTTTATTGGCTCAATAGAAACTATTATTGATTTTAAATATATATCACAATATTTAGAAAAAAAAGATTTTAAACTTTTTATTTTATTAGATAAAAAATATTTAAATATTGCAACAAACTTAAAAAATAATGACAAAATTGATAATTATATATTAGTAAATGATGCAAATATAAATGATTTAAAAGATTTACAATTATCCAATATGAAAGGTTATGGTTATATGTCAAATGAAAAATATTCATTTGTATATTTTTCTTATTATGATTTAAACAACAAACTTTTGGGATATATATTAACATCTATCGAAAATGAAAATCATATAAATTTAAATAATTCATTTGAATATAATACAATAAATAAAAATGAAAAGATACAAATAAAATGA